Part of the Mycolicibacterium mageritense genome is shown below.
GCGGCAGCTGGAGATGCGGTTGAACCGTCAGCTCGCCGACATCGAGAAGCTGCAGGTCAACGTGCGGCAGGCGCTCACCCTCGCCGACCAGGCCACGGCAGCGGGCGACGCCGCGAAGGCCACCGAATACAACAACGCCGCCGAAGCGTTCGCCGCGCAGCTGGTGACCGCCGAGCAGAGCGTCGAGGATCTCAAGGGTCTGCACGACCAGGCGCTGCAGGCCGCCGGGCAGGCCAAGAAGGCCGTCGAGCAGAACGCGATGATGCTGCAGCAGAAGATCGCCGAGCGCACCAAACTGCTGTCGCAGCTCGAGCAGGCCAAGATGCAGGAGCAGGTCAGCGCATCGCTGCAGTCGATGAGCGAGGTCGCCGCGCCCGGCAACACCCCGAGCCTCGACGAGGTTCGCGACAAGATCGAGCGGCGCTACGCCAACGCGATCGGGCAGGCCGAGCTGGCCCAGAACTCGGTGCAGGGCCGCATGATGGAGATCCAGCAGGCCAGTGTTCAGATGGCCGGTCACTCGCGGCTTGAGCAGATCCGCGCCTCGATGCGTGGGGATGCGCTGCCCAGCGGCGGCGGCACCGCGACGCCTGCGACCCCTGCCGCCAACCCCACCCAGGCCACCCCAGAAAACCCCCTCGGCCAATAGCGTTTCGGAAGTGTGAACATGGCTACCAAGACCGGTCGAGGCGAAGCCTGGCAGTCGCTGCTGCAGCGTGGCGTGCAGCGGGGGATAGACACCGCAGCCGACCTCTCGGGTGCGCTCTCCGAAAAGCTCAGCGCCGCCGCCGATCCGCGCGCCAAGCTGTTGCGCAAGCGGCGGTGGGCACTGCGGCTGGGGCTGTTCTTCACCCTCGCGACGGGCTTCTGGGTCGTGGTGACAGCGGTCTTGGCGTCATGGAGCATCCCGGTCTGGGTGCTGATCATCACCGGGGCGATCGCGGCGGGGGCGGCGTTCCCGGCCACGCTGCTGTGGCTGCGCTACCGCTGGCTGCGGGCCGCGCCGCTGCCCGCCGAACGCCCCGTGTCGGGACGCCGGTTGCCGCCGTGGAGCTCGGCGGCCCGCCAGCCCATGTCGGCCCTGCTGGCCTCCGAGCGGGGCATGTTCTCCCTGCTCGGCGTGATGGAGCGGGGACAGATACTGCCGCCCGACCAGTTGCGGGAGTTGACCGCGGTGGCCAACCAGACCGCGCGCACCATGGCGGCGACCGCCAACGAGGTGGTGTCGATGGAGCGGGCGATCGCCAATGCCCCGCAGTCGCGGCCGCATCTGGTGCCGACCATCAACGCCTTCACCGCGCAGCTGGGCCAGGGTGTGCGGCAGTACAACGAAATGGTCACTGCCGCAGCGCAGCTCGTATCCGCCGCGAACAGCGGTCCGATGTCCACCGCGCCGCTCGCGCAGCAGCGCTACCGCAACGAGCTCACGGACGCCACCGACCGGCTGATCGGCTGGGCCCAGGCGTTCGACGAGCTCGGCCGGCTGCGCCGGGCCTGAGGCTCACACCGCGCTGCTGCTGGGCGGCCCCGATCGGGGGCCGTACTTCTCGATGTAGGCCTGGTGGATGTGGGCGTCCTTCTCGCGCTTGAGCTTGTCC
Proteins encoded:
- the pspM gene encoding phage shock envelope stress response protein PspM; amino-acid sequence: MATKTGRGEAWQSLLQRGVQRGIDTAADLSGALSEKLSAAADPRAKLLRKRRWALRLGLFFTLATGFWVVVTAVLASWSIPVWVLIITGAIAAGAAFPATLLWLRYRWLRAAPLPAERPVSGRRLPPWSSAARQPMSALLASERGMFSLLGVMERGQILPPDQLRELTAVANQTARTMAATANEVVSMERAIANAPQSRPHLVPTINAFTAQLGQGVRQYNEMVTAAAQLVSAANSGPMSTAPLAQQRYRNELTDATDRLIGWAQAFDELGRLRRA
- the pspA gene encoding phage shock protein PspA: MANPFVKAWKYLMALFSSKVDEYADPKVQIQQAIEDAQRQHQALTQQAAQVIGNQRQLEMRLNRQLADIEKLQVNVRQALTLADQATAAGDAAKATEYNNAAEAFAAQLVTAEQSVEDLKGLHDQALQAAGQAKKAVEQNAMMLQQKIAERTKLLSQLEQAKMQEQVSASLQSMSEVAAPGNTPSLDEVRDKIERRYANAIGQAELAQNSVQGRMMEIQQASVQMAGHSRLEQIRASMRGDALPSGGGTATPATPAANPTQATPENPLGQ